In a genomic window of Microterricola viridarii:
- a CDS encoding cell wall-binding repeat-containing protein, with the protein MTQTRFPAGPRRWLTLAVAVATITVGATAPAAFAEPGGDAPTPPAAAGDAGTELAITGSLAVVISEQPDVGPAVLLQAPDGALVELQGVDPAEVRTGDQFTGVIALDAALDDVQAEESEGLPAPAADEPVDAESVLGQELLAQSMAAELPVAAVTAEITPSADTDTGLDVASREQVVAGAVPARAHSVDVAIVGPSVGATGYFTDAQVNALVAELSGYWAGQSQGAIPQITRSTPIKRIAVANPCNAEGAWVAAAQAFGQSDPIGYYASGQGRHLVTIATPGTAPGCGAGFGLGTVGGGVHTGGFSWNSVAGPDAASIVGHELGHNFGLGHSNSHSCAGSTIVEGIPAGSGYSNGCVDYEYNDYYDIMAGGLAVCGGQCYTTDKITALNVAHKASLGFLNAASLANLVLPSSAWSENHSVTLQPASAGSGVRGIRLVNPRDGGVYYVEFRNGTGIDAGGFYTSPAGDGPGVRILRLGTGLGPDSRVLAPLPTAGGQRNYLLDSGEKFATANNGVSVSITSATAAAVTLSIQLNKADPFGSVGDPRLSAATARFDTALTVTPGAASPAATGTSYQWRRNGTAIPGATGNRYTPTLGDVGAKLSATVTLTRAGYVPTARTTPETSAVTGPVVQRVAGADRYATAVAISKQGYPGTADVVYVATGENFPDALAAAPAAATFGGPLLLTPAGGLTEQVKAEIQRLKPARIVVVGGPSVLSDAVVKQLKALQKNTVRLAGADRYATAQAIIDDAFPGTVSESWLATGANFPDALSAAAVAGSRGVPVVLLDGARPGVDRGTSALLNRLKPTKLAIAGGTAVVSVGIEAALKQSKFAVTRHAGADRYTTSQAVNASTFSNPKVVYLATGGGFADALAGAAIAGATAGPLYVIPGHCVPGEVVDKISAWGTSRVVIIGGTSVLTPAVEKLTRC; encoded by the coding sequence ATGACCCAGACTCGTTTCCCCGCCGGGCCCCGGCGATGGCTCACCCTGGCCGTTGCCGTGGCGACCATCACCGTCGGCGCAACCGCACCGGCCGCGTTCGCCGAACCGGGCGGAGACGCGCCAACGCCGCCTGCGGCTGCCGGTGACGCGGGAACCGAGCTCGCCATCACGGGGTCGCTCGCCGTGGTCATCTCCGAGCAGCCGGATGTCGGCCCGGCCGTGCTGCTGCAGGCCCCAGACGGCGCGCTCGTCGAGCTGCAGGGCGTCGACCCCGCCGAGGTGCGCACCGGCGACCAGTTCACCGGGGTGATCGCGCTCGACGCCGCCCTCGACGATGTTCAGGCGGAGGAGTCGGAGGGGCTTCCGGCTCCGGCAGCCGACGAGCCGGTCGATGCCGAGTCCGTGCTCGGCCAGGAGCTGCTCGCCCAGAGCATGGCCGCCGAGCTGCCCGTTGCCGCCGTGACGGCGGAGATCACCCCGAGCGCCGACACCGACACGGGGCTTGACGTCGCTTCCCGCGAGCAGGTGGTGGCCGGAGCAGTCCCCGCTCGCGCGCACAGCGTCGACGTCGCCATCGTCGGCCCGAGCGTCGGCGCGACCGGGTACTTCACCGACGCCCAGGTGAATGCCCTCGTCGCCGAGCTGAGCGGCTACTGGGCCGGCCAGTCCCAGGGCGCCATCCCCCAGATCACGCGGTCGACGCCGATCAAGCGCATTGCCGTCGCCAACCCCTGCAACGCCGAGGGCGCCTGGGTCGCCGCGGCCCAGGCGTTCGGGCAGTCCGATCCGATCGGCTACTACGCGAGCGGTCAGGGACGGCACCTCGTCACGATCGCGACGCCCGGCACCGCGCCCGGCTGCGGGGCCGGCTTCGGCCTCGGCACCGTGGGCGGCGGCGTGCACACCGGCGGCTTCAGCTGGAACTCGGTCGCCGGCCCGGACGCCGCATCGATCGTCGGGCACGAGCTCGGCCACAACTTCGGCCTCGGCCACTCCAACAGCCACAGCTGCGCGGGCTCCACCATCGTCGAGGGCATCCCGGCCGGCAGCGGATACAGCAACGGCTGCGTCGACTATGAGTACAACGACTACTACGACATCATGGCCGGCGGGCTCGCCGTCTGCGGCGGCCAGTGCTACACGACCGACAAGATCACGGCCCTCAACGTCGCGCACAAGGCGAGCCTCGGGTTCCTCAACGCGGCGTCGCTGGCCAATCTGGTGCTGCCCTCGTCCGCCTGGTCGGAGAACCACAGCGTCACCCTGCAACCGGCCTCCGCCGGCTCGGGTGTGCGCGGCATCCGCCTGGTGAACCCGCGCGACGGCGGCGTCTACTACGTGGAGTTCCGCAACGGCACCGGCATCGACGCCGGCGGCTTCTACACGAGCCCCGCTGGCGACGGGCCCGGCGTGCGCATCTTGCGCCTGGGCACCGGGCTCGGGCCAGACAGCCGTGTGCTCGCGCCTCTTCCGACCGCGGGCGGGCAGCGCAACTACCTGCTGGACAGCGGCGAGAAGTTCGCGACGGCGAACAACGGGGTGTCCGTCTCGATCACGAGCGCCACGGCGGCCGCCGTGACCCTCAGCATCCAGCTGAACAAGGCAGACCCGTTCGGCAGCGTCGGCGACCCGCGGCTCTCCGCGGCGACCGCGCGCTTCGACACGGCCCTGACCGTGACGCCGGGTGCCGCGAGCCCGGCCGCGACGGGCACGAGCTACCAGTGGCGGCGCAATGGCACCGCCATCCCCGGGGCGACGGGCAACCGGTACACGCCGACACTGGGCGACGTCGGGGCGAAGCTCTCCGCGACGGTGACCCTCACCCGCGCCGGCTATGTGCCGACGGCACGCACCACCCCGGAGACCAGCGCCGTGACCGGCCCCGTCGTGCAGCGAGTCGCCGGCGCCGACCGCTACGCGACGGCCGTTGCGATCTCCAAGCAGGGCTATCCGGGCACTGCGGATGTCGTCTATGTCGCGACCGGCGAGAACTTCCCTGACGCGCTGGCTGCCGCACCCGCCGCCGCGACGTTCGGTGGGCCGCTGCTGCTCACCCCCGCCGGCGGCCTGACAGAACAGGTCAAGGCCGAGATCCAGCGGCTCAAGCCGGCCCGCATCGTCGTGGTCGGCGGCCCGAGTGTCCTGAGCGACGCCGTGGTCAAGCAGCTCAAGGCGCTGCAGAAGAACACGGTGCGGCTGGCCGGTGCCGACCGCTACGCGACGGCGCAGGCGATCATCGACGACGCGTTCCCCGGAACGGTGAGCGAGAGCTGGCTGGCGACCGGCGCGAACTTCCCCGACGCCCTCTCGGCGGCGGCCGTGGCGGGCAGCCGCGGCGTCCCAGTGGTTCTGCTGGACGGGGCGCGCCCCGGCGTTGACCGCGGAACCAGCGCGCTTCTGAACCGGCTGAAGCCGACGAAGCTCGCGATCGCGGGCGGCACCGCCGTGGTGAGCGTCGGAATCGAGGCGGCGCTCAAGCAGAGCAAGTTCGCGGTGACGCGTCACGCCGGGGCCGACCGGTACACGACCAGCCAAGCCGTGAACGCGTCGACGTTCAGCAACCCGAAGGTCGTCTACCTCGCGACCGGCGGCGGGTTCGCCGACGCCCTCGCCGGCGCCGCCATCGCCGGGGCGACCGCCGGACCGCTCTACGTGATCCCTGGCCACTGTGTGCCGGGCGAAGTCGTCGACAAGATCTCGGCCTGGGGAACCAGCCGCGTCGTCATCATCGGCGGGACGAGCGTGCTGACGCCCGCCGTGGAGAAGCTCACCCGCTGCTGA
- a CDS encoding RidA family protein, producing the protein MSQIESRLAELGLVLPDVAPPVAAYVPAVEHGDLVFTSGQLPFVAGALPATGKVGDGHGLVPAADAKEYARLSALNALAAVRAQIGSLDRVTRIVKVVGFVASDPSFTGQPGVINGASELLGEVFGDIGVHARSAVGVAVLPLDSPVEVELIVAFA; encoded by the coding sequence ATGTCACAGATCGAGTCCCGCCTGGCTGAGCTGGGCCTGGTGCTTCCGGATGTCGCCCCTCCCGTCGCGGCCTACGTGCCCGCCGTGGAGCACGGTGACCTCGTCTTCACCTCCGGCCAGCTGCCGTTCGTCGCGGGTGCGCTGCCGGCCACCGGCAAGGTCGGCGACGGCCATGGGCTGGTTCCCGCCGCCGACGCCAAGGAGTACGCCCGGCTGTCGGCGCTGAACGCCCTCGCCGCCGTGCGCGCGCAGATCGGCTCGCTCGACCGGGTGACCCGCATCGTCAAGGTCGTCGGCTTCGTGGCATCCGACCCGTCGTTCACCGGCCAGCCCGGCGTGATCAACGGCGCCAGCGAGCTGCTCGGCGAGGTGTTCGGCGACATCGGCGTGCACGCGCGCTCCGCCGTCGGCGTTGCGGTGCTTCCGCTGGACTCGCCCGTCGAGGTCGAGCTGATCGTCGCCTTCGCGTAA
- a CDS encoding transglycosylase domain-containing protein, producing the protein MSEQKRTAGRALGGFLGFIGMSAVAGVLVAAAVTPAIALTGVAANGTIDMFENLPGYLEITDLAESSNIYALNGEGEQVHLATFYDQNRQSVGWDQVSQFAKDAAISGEDPRFYEHGGVDLQGTVAATIGYLVPGGNVRGGSSITQQYVKNVLIETNMSKATTEEDKQAAYEEATKESPDRKLKEMRYAITLEKTYSKDEILLGYLNIALFGGRVYGIQAAAEYYFGVSAAELNIEQSAALLAIVNNPDNLRLDRPDSEENGAANGYAKTLERRNYIIDKMLQHDKITQEQYDVAYNTPITPNIVQPSTGCQTAGGSAYFCDYVTKIIENDPAFGATEDDRMALLRQGGMEIITTLDLDLQVASENAIANYVPFSADGIDVGGVMVSVEPGTGKVLAMAQNKIYSQDSEVLEQNPDHSAINYNTDFEYGGSLGFQPGSTYKVFTVGEWLKEGHSLNESIDGRKRSDWGSFRASCAPGGTESYPGYAPGNDEGGNGGTYTALSATTSSVNTGFIAMAKQLDLCGIKSTAESFGVHRANGDPLGYSASTVLGTEEIAPLTMANAFASIAANGVVCKPNAIASITHRDGTPVTLKDGSELKIPNGDCAQAVAPEVTSGMAYAMQKVMSGGTGSSSANRVDTWVPMIGKTGTTDDNEATWMSGASTKVATVAGVFNTSGHVNLRRTYFNDTQAAVLRHYMWPAVMSVANAKYGGDAFPEPPSSALKTVYAAVPDVRGKSLDEARKLIEGAGFGFEDGGPADSELPAGQVSGTNPAGEAPRGSVVTVNTSNGQMVLLPNVVGKSFDEARNSLGGFSVSKSEQTVTDKKQDGKVIASDPAAGSPVKSGQNVTLTVGKFEDKGNNGNNGNGNGAGEGNN; encoded by the coding sequence ATGTCTGAGCAAAAACGTACGGCCGGTCGCGCCCTTGGTGGGTTCCTCGGCTTCATCGGTATGAGCGCCGTCGCCGGTGTCCTTGTTGCCGCAGCAGTGACCCCAGCCATCGCCCTCACCGGCGTCGCAGCAAACGGCACCATCGACATGTTCGAGAACCTGCCCGGCTACCTGGAGATCACCGACCTCGCCGAGAGTTCCAACATCTACGCCCTCAACGGAGAGGGTGAGCAGGTCCACCTTGCGACGTTCTACGACCAGAACCGCCAGTCCGTCGGCTGGGATCAAGTCTCCCAGTTCGCCAAGGACGCAGCCATATCCGGTGAGGACCCCCGGTTCTACGAGCACGGCGGCGTCGACCTGCAGGGAACCGTCGCAGCGACGATCGGCTACCTGGTTCCCGGCGGCAACGTGCGCGGTGGCTCATCGATCACGCAGCAGTACGTGAAGAACGTGCTCATCGAGACGAACATGAGCAAGGCCACGACCGAAGAGGACAAGCAGGCGGCCTACGAAGAGGCCACCAAGGAGTCCCCGGACCGCAAGCTCAAGGAGATGCGCTACGCGATCACCCTGGAGAAGACGTACTCCAAGGACGAGATCCTGCTCGGCTACCTGAACATCGCCCTCTTCGGAGGCCGTGTCTACGGCATCCAGGCCGCGGCGGAGTACTACTTCGGCGTGAGCGCCGCCGAGCTCAACATCGAGCAGTCGGCCGCTCTGCTCGCGATCGTCAACAACCCGGACAACCTGCGCCTCGACCGGCCCGACAGCGAGGAGAACGGCGCAGCCAACGGCTACGCGAAGACCCTCGAACGCCGCAACTACATCATCGACAAGATGCTCCAGCACGACAAGATCACTCAGGAGCAGTACGACGTCGCGTACAACACGCCCATCACGCCCAACATCGTCCAGCCGAGCACCGGATGCCAGACGGCCGGCGGCTCTGCCTACTTCTGTGACTACGTCACCAAGATCATCGAGAACGACCCGGCCTTCGGTGCGACAGAGGACGACCGCATGGCGCTGCTGCGCCAGGGTGGCATGGAGATCATCACGACGCTCGACCTCGACCTCCAGGTGGCATCCGAGAACGCCATCGCGAACTACGTGCCGTTCTCAGCCGACGGCATCGATGTCGGAGGCGTGATGGTGAGCGTTGAGCCCGGAACGGGCAAGGTCCTCGCCATGGCGCAGAACAAGATCTACAGCCAGGACAGTGAGGTTCTCGAGCAGAACCCCGACCACTCGGCCATCAACTACAACACCGACTTTGAGTACGGCGGATCCCTCGGATTCCAGCCGGGCTCGACCTACAAGGTCTTCACCGTCGGCGAATGGCTGAAGGAGGGCCACTCGCTCAACGAGAGCATCGACGGCCGCAAGCGCAGCGACTGGGGATCCTTCCGCGCCAGCTGCGCGCCCGGCGGCACCGAGAGCTACCCCGGATACGCCCCGGGTAACGACGAGGGCGGCAACGGCGGCACCTACACCGCGCTCAGCGCCACGACGAGCTCTGTCAACACCGGCTTCATCGCGATGGCCAAGCAGCTCGACCTCTGCGGCATCAAGTCCACCGCGGAATCGTTCGGCGTGCACCGCGCCAACGGCGACCCGCTCGGCTACAGCGCGAGCACCGTGCTGGGCACCGAGGAGATCGCCCCCCTGACGATGGCCAACGCCTTCGCGAGCATCGCCGCGAACGGCGTGGTCTGCAAGCCCAACGCGATCGCCAGCATCACGCACCGCGACGGCACCCCGGTCACGCTGAAGGACGGCTCCGAGCTGAAGATCCCCAACGGCGACTGCGCGCAGGCCGTCGCGCCGGAGGTCACCTCCGGCATGGCCTACGCCATGCAGAAGGTCATGAGCGGCGGAACCGGCTCGTCCTCGGCCAACCGCGTCGACACCTGGGTTCCGATGATCGGCAAGACGGGTACCACCGACGACAACGAGGCCACCTGGATGAGCGGCGCAAGCACCAAGGTTGCCACCGTCGCCGGCGTGTTCAACACCTCGGGCCACGTCAACCTGCGTCGCACCTACTTCAACGACACGCAGGCCGCCGTGCTCCGCCACTACATGTGGCCGGCCGTGATGTCCGTTGCCAACGCGAAGTACGGCGGAGACGCCTTCCCCGAGCCGCCGAGCTCGGCGCTGAAGACGGTCTATGCGGCGGTGCCCGATGTGCGCGGAAAGAGCTTGGACGAGGCACGGAAGCTCATCGAGGGCGCAGGCTTCGGCTTCGAGGATGGCGGCCCCGCCGACTCCGAGCTGCCCGCAGGCCAGGTCTCCGGCACCAACCCGGCCGGCGAGGCTCCCCGCGGCTCTGTCGTCACCGTGAACACCAGCAACGGCCAGATGGTGCTGCTGCCCAACGTCGTCGGAAAGAGCTTCGACGAAGCCCGCAACTCGCTCGGCGGATTCAGCGTCAGCAAGTCTGAGCAGACCGTGACCGACAAGAAGCAGGACGGCAAGGTCATCGCCAGCGACCCGGCGGCCGGCAGCCCGGTCAAGTCCGGCCAGAACGTGACCCTGACGGTCGGCAAGTTCGAGGACAAGGGCAACAACGGCAACAACGGCAACGGAAACGGCGCCGGAGAGGGCAACAACTAG
- a CDS encoding metallophosphoesterase, with protein MPSGALSRSAAVATSVVAAAGLAALAWGSLVERKRYTLREVTVPVLPACSEPLKVLHLSDLHMAPWQRDKQDWVRGLADLEPDLIVDTGDNLGHPDGISGIARAFERFRGIPGVHVNGSNDYFGPSPKNPLLYFGGPSGVPRKVAHLDIDALHRVFDELGWVDLNNKAAALDIRGTHLEFFGVDDPHRGYDKLELITGAIDELRAEDPLFDEQWPAGPDAGAFRPTVTIGVMHAPYQRVLNSFVNHGAQLILAGHTHGGQVCVPGFGALVTNCDIPRDKVKGLSLWQHGLRTAFLNVSAGLGTSIYAPVRFACPPEATLLTLVAAP; from the coding sequence GTGCCCTCCGGCGCGCTCTCCCGGTCCGCTGCGGTGGCCACCTCGGTGGTCGCCGCAGCGGGACTCGCCGCCCTCGCATGGGGCTCGCTGGTGGAGCGCAAGCGGTACACCCTCCGTGAGGTCACCGTGCCCGTTCTGCCGGCCTGCTCGGAGCCGCTCAAGGTGTTGCACCTCTCCGACCTGCACATGGCGCCCTGGCAGCGCGACAAGCAGGATTGGGTGCGGGGCCTCGCCGATCTGGAGCCCGACCTCATCGTCGACACCGGCGACAACCTCGGCCACCCAGACGGCATCAGCGGCATCGCCCGCGCCTTCGAGCGGTTCCGCGGCATCCCCGGCGTGCACGTCAACGGCTCCAACGACTACTTCGGGCCCAGCCCGAAGAATCCGCTGCTCTACTTCGGCGGTCCCTCCGGCGTGCCCCGCAAGGTCGCGCACCTCGACATCGATGCCCTGCACCGCGTGTTCGACGAACTCGGCTGGGTCGATCTGAACAACAAGGCGGCTGCGCTCGACATCCGCGGGACTCACCTCGAGTTCTTCGGTGTCGACGACCCGCACCGCGGCTACGACAAGCTCGAGCTGATCACCGGGGCCATCGACGAGCTGCGCGCTGAAGACCCGCTGTTCGACGAGCAGTGGCCCGCTGGGCCGGATGCCGGGGCGTTCCGCCCGACCGTCACCATTGGCGTGATGCACGCGCCGTACCAGCGCGTGCTCAACTCCTTTGTGAACCACGGTGCCCAGCTAATCCTCGCTGGCCACACACACGGCGGTCAGGTCTGTGTTCCCGGCTTCGGCGCGCTGGTGACCAACTGCGATATTCCGCGCGACAAGGTCAAGGGCCTGAGCCTCTGGCAGCACGGTCTGCGCACCGCGTTCCTCAATGTTTCCGCGGGTCTTGGCACCTCCATCTACGCCCCGGTGCGCTTCGCCTGCCCGCCGGAGGCGACGTTGCTCACCCTCGTCGCCGCTCCCTGA
- a CDS encoding VanZ family protein, with translation MRAAAVRWGVFAVYLAALAWIVFAPGDDAERATGIVALVAHTIEAWGVPFELGYGVLEFTANIALFVPFGVLLSLSAPHWHPWLVIATGLASSCLIELVQTGLPTRVASPTDLLANTVGTAVGVGLFLAWERLRRRPRAASRPRSTRLSATGGSSG, from the coding sequence GTGCGAGCAGCGGCGGTGAGATGGGGCGTGTTCGCCGTCTATCTGGCCGCGCTGGCCTGGATCGTCTTCGCCCCTGGCGACGACGCGGAACGGGCCACCGGCATCGTCGCGCTCGTCGCCCACACCATCGAGGCCTGGGGCGTGCCGTTCGAGCTCGGCTACGGCGTGCTCGAGTTCACGGCGAACATCGCCCTGTTCGTGCCGTTCGGGGTCTTGCTCAGCCTGAGCGCCCCGCACTGGCATCCGTGGCTCGTCATCGCAACCGGCTTGGCGTCCAGCTGCCTGATCGAACTCGTGCAGACCGGGCTGCCCACACGCGTGGCGAGCCCCACAGACCTCCTGGCGAACACGGTGGGCACCGCAGTCGGCGTGGGATTGTTCCTGGCCTGGGAGCGCCTCAGAAGGCGCCCCAGGGCCGCCTCCCGGCCGCGCAGCACGCGGCTCAGCGCAACCGGCGGCAGCAGCGGCTAG
- a CDS encoding HAD-IIB family hydrolase, which yields MTTQLVAFDLDDTLAASKSPLEPEMAAVLLRLLEVAEVCIISGGNYAQFQNQVLQVLDIDDEQLLARLHLMPTCGTQYLRFEQGAWAQRYAEVLSDDQKARALESVERNAQALGYWESDTWGPILEDRGSQITFSALGQQAPVEAKAAWDADGVKKGALRDAVALELLDLEVRSGGSTSIDITKRGVDKAYGMNKLVEATGIPLEDMLFIGDRLDEGGNDYPVKAMGVSCIAVHGWQDTVGVVTGLLEQRFAA from the coding sequence ATGACTACTCAGCTCGTAGCCTTTGACCTTGACGACACCCTGGCGGCATCGAAGTCGCCGCTGGAACCCGAGATGGCGGCCGTGCTCCTGCGCCTGCTCGAGGTGGCCGAGGTGTGCATCATCTCCGGCGGCAACTATGCCCAGTTCCAGAACCAGGTTCTCCAGGTGCTCGACATCGACGACGAGCAGCTCCTCGCGCGCCTGCACCTGATGCCGACCTGCGGCACACAGTATCTGCGCTTCGAGCAGGGTGCCTGGGCGCAGCGCTACGCCGAGGTCCTGAGCGATGACCAGAAGGCGCGCGCGCTGGAATCGGTGGAGCGCAACGCGCAGGCGCTCGGCTACTGGGAGAGCGACACCTGGGGCCCGATCCTGGAGGACCGCGGCTCGCAGATCACCTTCTCGGCCCTCGGCCAGCAGGCCCCCGTCGAGGCCAAGGCCGCGTGGGACGCCGACGGCGTGAAGAAGGGCGCGCTGCGCGACGCCGTCGCCCTGGAGCTCCTCGACCTCGAGGTGCGCTCCGGCGGCTCCACCTCCATCGACATCACCAAGCGCGGCGTCGACAAGGCCTACGGCATGAACAAGCTCGTCGAGGCCACCGGCATCCCGCTTGAGGACATGCTCTTCATCGGCGACCGCCTCGACGAGGGCGGCAACGACTACCCGGTCAAGGCGATGGGAGTGAGCTGCATTGCCGTGCACGGCTGGCAGGACACCGTCGGCGTCGTCACGGGCCTGCTCGAACAGCGCTTCGCGGCCTAG
- a CDS encoding sensor histidine kinase: MTEYSPPGAFRPSRLRLHPGPTHLRLMRMTAGAVGLAGLVFGILAIGPFVEQHQHEMRPLAVLSFAVLVGLPVAIGLWGSWAPLPVLMTLAALESVVLPLVLVAWPLTHGDASIQSDGIPWPLGISALPIVCLALIARGAFVWGYLGLIGALTVYVMFVSNGAEEALLLAVQTGLYAASFSSIFVGLVLVGLQSAERLDLLQAGERVGAARNAARAAREGERARFDGLIHDGVLSTLLMAGRADQLHGDHVRQARNTLAQMERIASGTSATGVLSAERVIFEMRRLASQHSVHFVVEVGEETTIDDLRLPAEVVEALLAAGGEAMRNSNAHAAGRQSGVSALRQPPRRVERRAELWLHADVVVLGVRDDGVGFDPERVRPERMGVARSIVGRMNEVQGGYAVVDSRPGRGTLVTLGWLRR; this comes from the coding sequence GTGACTGAGTACAGTCCACCGGGGGCGTTCCGCCCGTCCAGGCTGCGGCTGCACCCGGGCCCGACGCACCTGCGCCTGATGCGGATGACGGCCGGAGCGGTCGGCCTGGCCGGCCTGGTCTTCGGAATCCTCGCGATCGGGCCGTTCGTCGAACAGCACCAGCACGAGATGCGGCCCCTGGCCGTGCTGAGCTTCGCCGTGCTCGTCGGCCTTCCGGTGGCTATCGGGCTGTGGGGCAGCTGGGCGCCGCTGCCCGTGCTCATGACGCTGGCCGCGCTGGAATCCGTTGTGCTGCCCCTCGTGCTTGTCGCCTGGCCGCTCACCCACGGCGACGCGAGCATCCAATCTGACGGCATCCCGTGGCCGCTTGGCATCTCTGCGCTGCCGATCGTGTGCCTGGCCCTGATCGCGCGGGGCGCGTTCGTCTGGGGCTACCTCGGGCTGATCGGGGCGCTCACGGTCTACGTCATGTTCGTCTCCAACGGGGCGGAGGAGGCGCTGCTGCTGGCCGTCCAGACCGGGTTGTACGCGGCATCCTTCTCGTCGATCTTCGTCGGACTCGTGCTCGTCGGGCTGCAGAGCGCCGAGCGGCTGGACCTCCTGCAGGCGGGGGAACGGGTTGGCGCTGCCCGCAACGCCGCCCGAGCGGCCCGTGAGGGGGAGCGCGCACGATTCGACGGGCTCATCCACGACGGCGTGCTGTCGACGCTGCTGATGGCCGGCCGTGCAGACCAGCTGCACGGTGACCACGTGCGACAGGCGAGGAACACGCTGGCGCAGATGGAACGCATCGCGAGCGGCACAAGCGCCACCGGCGTGCTGTCGGCGGAGCGCGTGATCTTCGAGATGCGCAGGCTTGCGAGTCAGCACTCTGTGCACTTCGTCGTCGAGGTCGGTGAGGAGACCACCATCGATGACCTCCGGCTGCCGGCCGAGGTCGTCGAGGCGCTGCTCGCGGCCGGTGGTGAGGCGATGCGCAACTCCAACGCGCACGCCGCGGGGCGCCAGAGTGGCGTCTCCGCACTCCGGCAGCCGCCCCGCCGGGTCGAACGCCGCGCCGAGCTCTGGCTCCATGCGGATGTCGTGGTCCTCGGCGTCCGTGATGACGGCGTCGGATTCGACCCGGAGCGGGTGCGCCCGGAGCGCATGGGCGTCGCTCGCAGCATCGTCGGGCGGATGAACGAGGTGCAGGGCGGCTATGCCGTTGTCGACTCGCGACCGGGGCGGGGCACCCTGGTCACGCTCGGTTGGCTCCGACGATGA
- a CDS encoding response regulator transcription factor — protein sequence MSTFRVALVDDHEIVARGFADLFASTPGISVIALARTVDELLELLQRTAQPAPDLVILDLRLADGSTPALNVRRLREAGSAVLAFTGGDDASLVRSAAHSGVLGVIRKSEPTTVLLDAVRQATVGEPVASTEWAAALDGDPELSDAGLSARERQVLSLYAAGAKAPLVAATAGVTESTVIDYIRRIRSKYERVGRPASTKVDLYKRALEDGILPVPGGRSTLRPAVADGD from the coding sequence ATGAGCACCTTCCGCGTAGCACTCGTCGACGACCACGAAATCGTGGCCAGGGGTTTTGCCGATCTCTTCGCCAGCACCCCGGGAATCTCGGTGATCGCCCTCGCGCGCACCGTCGATGAGTTGCTCGAGCTGCTGCAGCGCACTGCGCAGCCGGCCCCGGACCTCGTGATCCTCGACCTGCGCCTGGCCGACGGGTCCACCCCCGCACTCAACGTGCGCCGCCTGCGCGAGGCCGGCTCCGCCGTGCTGGCGTTCACGGGCGGCGACGACGCCTCCTTGGTGCGCTCCGCCGCGCACAGCGGCGTGCTCGGCGTCATCCGCAAGTCTGAGCCGACGACGGTGCTGCTCGACGCCGTGCGGCAGGCGACGGTGGGCGAGCCGGTCGCCTCCACCGAGTGGGCGGCGGCCCTCGACGGTGATCCAGAGCTCTCCGACGCCGGCCTGAGCGCGCGGGAGCGCCAGGTGCTCTCGCTCTACGCGGCCGGGGCGAAGGCCCCGCTCGTCGCCGCGACGGCGGGGGTCACCGAGTCGACGGTGATCGACTACATCCGCCGCATTCGCTCCAAGTACGAGCGTGTCGGGCGGCCGGCGAGCACCAAGGTCGACCTGTACAAGCGTGCCCTGGAGGACGGCATCCTGCCCGTCCCCGGTGGTCGGAGCACTCTGCGACCCGCGGTTGCAGACGGTGACTGA
- a CDS encoding thymidine kinase produces MAKLYFRYGAMNSGKSTALLQAAYNYEERGHAVLLAKPAVDTKGDLGILSRLGFSRSVDFVLAPDADTLGLVQEHRRRVLEATNRDVSCLLIDEAQFLTEDQVDDLLRIAVLEGIPVLAYGIRTDFQTVAFPGSRRLLEVAHSLEELKTICRCGRKAVFNGRKIGDRYVFDGAQVAIDATDAVSYESLCGSCYLQESHGMLNGRAQRAAISSAV; encoded by the coding sequence ATGGCCAAACTCTACTTTCGCTACGGCGCCATGAATTCTGGCAAGAGCACCGCGCTCTTGCAGGCCGCATACAACTACGAGGAGCGCGGCCACGCCGTGCTGCTGGCCAAGCCGGCCGTCGACACCAAAGGCGATCTCGGCATCCTCTCGCGGCTCGGCTTCAGCCGCAGCGTCGACTTCGTCTTGGCCCCGGACGCCGACACGCTCGGCCTCGTGCAAGAACACCGCCGCCGGGTGCTGGAGGCGACGAACCGCGATGTGAGCTGCCTGCTCATCGACGAGGCACAGTTCCTCACCGAGGATCAGGTCGACGACCTACTGCGCATCGCCGTGCTCGAGGGCATCCCGGTGCTCGCCTACGGCATCCGCACCGACTTCCAGACCGTCGCCTTCCCCGGGAGCCGTCGCCTGCTCGAGGTCGCGCACAGCCTCGAGGAACTCAAGACGATCTGCCGCTGCGGGCGCAAGGCCGTCTTCAACGGCCGCAAGATCGGCGACCGCTATGTCTTCGACGGCGCTCAGGTGGCCATCGACGCCACGGACGCCGTCAGCTATGAATCGCTCTGCGGCTCGTGCTACCTCCAGGAGTCCCACGGCATGCTCAACGGGCGCGCGCAGCGCGCGGCGATCAGCTCGGCCGTCTGA